The following are encoded together in the Oreochromis niloticus isolate F11D_XX unplaced genomic scaffold, O_niloticus_UMD_NMBU tig00001364_pilon, whole genome shotgun sequence genome:
- the LOC109199799 gene encoding uncharacterized protein LOC109199799 isoform X4: MNHSLCPWIFNLTDCCLVICKLHIAARAFNLEILIANCFPLMITISYHISRTVFETLHCSNMEQDRLVGRGNLHRRGGGAPRQRGGLQRNVGRRQRTIISNEVRAIIVDHVVNRGFTMAEAARLVQPNLQRSTVSSIIQTFRQENRINRRQPGGGRPRVLTDQQELAVVEMVRARNDIRLSEIKQAIENSNDTFANVPSISLPTIARLLKKHQVSMKQIYLVPFERNNVRVKQLRSEYIQRVMELDAAVNHHKYIFVDEAGFNLAKTRRRGRNLIGQRATIQVPGQRGGNISVCAAISEDGVVGCRPVLGSYNTEHLIVFFK; this comes from the exons ATGAATCATTCATTATGTCCATGGATTTTCAACTTGACTGATTGTTGTCTGGTCATTTGTAAGTTACACATTGCTGCAAGAGCTTTCAATCTAGAAATACTAATTGCTAATTGTTTCCCCCTGATGATCACAATTAGTTACCATATAAGTAGAACTGTGTTTGAGACTTTGCACTGTTCAAATATGGAGCAGGATAGACTCGTAGGGAGAGGAAACCTTCATCGAAGAG gtGGTGGTGCTCCTCGACAGAGAGGTGGTCTTCAGAGAAATGTAGGCAGAAGACAACGCACCATCATCTCTAATGAAGTCCGGGCCATCATTGTTGACCATGTGGTTAACAGAGGCTTTACCATGGCTGAGGCTGCCAGGTTGGTACAGCCTAATTTACAAAGGTCAACTGTCAGCTCTATCATCCAAACTTTTCGCCAAGAAAACCG AATTAACAGGAGACAACCTGGTGGTGGTCGCCCACGTGTTTTGACTGACCAGCAGGAGTTGGCTGTGGTGGAAATGGTCAGGGCAAGGAATGACATACGGCTGTCTGAAATCAAACAGGCTATTGAGAACAGCAATGACACCTTTGCCAATGTGCCATCAATTAGCCTTCCAACGATTGCCCGGCTTTTGAAGAAGCACCAAGTTTCCATGAAACAAATTTACTTGGTTCCTTTTGAGAGGAACAATGTCCGGGTGAAACAACTGCGTTCAGAATATATTCAG aGGGTGATGGAGCTGGACGCTGCTGTGAATCATCACAAGTATATTTTCGTTGATGAGGCCGGTTTCAATCTGGCAAAAACTAGACGCAGAGGACGTAACCTTATTGGACAAAGGGCTACCATCCAAGTCCCTGGACAACGTGGGGGAAACATCTCAGTGTGTGCAGCTATATCTGAAGATGGTGTGGTAGGCTGTAGACCAGTTCTAGGGTCATACAACACTGAACACctgatagttttttttaaatga
- the LOC109199799 gene encoding uncharacterized protein LOC109199799 isoform X2 gives MNHSLCPWIFNLTDCCLVICKLHIAARAFNLEILIANCFPLMITISYHISRTVFETLHCSNMEQDRLVGRGNLHRRGGGAPRQRGGHRQRGRGGGAPRQRGGLQRNVGRRQRTIISNEVRAIIVDHVVNRGFTMAEAARLVQPNLQRSTVSSIIQTFRQENRINRRQPGGGRPRVLTDQQELAVVEMVRARNDIRLSEIKQAIENSNDTFANVPSISLPTIARLLKKHQVSMKQIYLVPFERNNVRVKQLRSEYIQRVMELDAAVNHHKYIFVDEAGFNLAKTRRRGRNLIGQRATIQVPGQRGGNISVCAAISEDGVVGCRPVLGSYNTEHLIVFFK, from the exons ATGAATCATTCATTATGTCCATGGATTTTCAACTTGACTGATTGTTGTCTGGTCATTTGTAAGTTACACATTGCTGCAAGAGCTTTCAATCTAGAAATACTAATTGCTAATTGTTTCCCCCTGATGATCACAATTAGTTACCATATAAGTAGAACTGTGTTTGAGACTTTGCACTGTTCAAATATGGAGCAGGATAGACTCGTAGGGAGAGGAAACCTTCATCGAAGAG gtGGTGGTGCTCCTCGACAGAGAGGTGGGcacagacaaagaggaagaggtGGTGGTGCTCCTCGACAGAGAGGTGGTCTTCAGAGAAATGTAGGCAGAAGACAACGCACCATCATCTCTAATGAAGTCCGGGCCATCATTGTTGACCATGTGGTTAACAGAGGCTTTACCATGGCTGAGGCTGCCAGGTTGGTACAGCCTAATTTACAAAGGTCAACTGTCAGCTCTATCATCCAAACTTTTCGCCAAGAAAACCG AATTAACAGGAGACAACCTGGTGGTGGTCGCCCACGTGTTTTGACTGACCAGCAGGAGTTGGCTGTGGTGGAAATGGTCAGGGCAAGGAATGACATACGGCTGTCTGAAATCAAACAGGCTATTGAGAACAGCAATGACACCTTTGCCAATGTGCCATCAATTAGCCTTCCAACGATTGCCCGGCTTTTGAAGAAGCACCAAGTTTCCATGAAACAAATTTACTTGGTTCCTTTTGAGAGGAACAATGTCCGGGTGAAACAACTGCGTTCAGAATATATTCAG aGGGTGATGGAGCTGGACGCTGCTGTGAATCATCACAAGTATATTTTCGTTGATGAGGCCGGTTTCAATCTGGCAAAAACTAGACGCAGAGGACGTAACCTTATTGGACAAAGGGCTACCATCCAAGTCCCTGGACAACGTGGGGGAAACATCTCAGTGTGTGCAGCTATATCTGAAGATGGTGTGGTAGGCTGTAGACCAGTTCTAGGGTCATACAACACTGAACACctgatagttttttttaaatga
- the LOC109199799 gene encoding uncharacterized protein LOC109199799 isoform X1: MNHSLCPWIFNLTDCCLVICKLHIAARAFNLEILIANCFPLMITISYHISRTVFETLHCSNMEQDRLVGRGNLHRRGGGAPRQRGGHRQRGRGGGAPRQRGGHRQRGRGGGAPRQRGGLQRNVGRRQRTIISNEVRAIIVDHVVNRGFTMAEAARLVQPNLQRSTVSSIIQTFRQENRINRRQPGGGRPRVLTDQQELAVVEMVRARNDIRLSEIKQAIENSNDTFANVPSISLPTIARLLKKHQVSMKQIYLVPFERNNVRVKQLRSEYIQRVMELDAAVNHHKYIFVDEAGFNLAKTRRRGRNLIGQRATIQVPGQRGGNISVCAAISEDGVVGCRPVLGSYNTEHLIVFFK; encoded by the exons ATGAATCATTCATTATGTCCATGGATTTTCAACTTGACTGATTGTTGTCTGGTCATTTGTAAGTTACACATTGCTGCAAGAGCTTTCAATCTAGAAATACTAATTGCTAATTGTTTCCCCCTGATGATCACAATTAGTTACCATATAAGTAGAACTGTGTTTGAGACTTTGCACTGTTCAAATATGGAGCAGGATAGACTCGTAGGGAGAGGAAACCTTCATCGAAGAGGTGGTGGTGCTCCTCGACAGAGAGGTGGGcacagacaaagaggaagaggtGGTGGTGCTCCTCGACAGAGAGGTGGGcacagacaaagaggaagaggtGGTGGTGCTCCTCGACAGAGAGGTGGTCTTCAGAGAAATGTAGGCAGAAGACAACGCACCATCATCTCTAATGAAGTCCGGGCCATCATTGTTGACCATGTGGTTAACAGAGGCTTTACCATGGCTGAGGCTGCCAGGTTGGTACAGCCTAATTTACAAAGGTCAACTGTCAGCTCTATCATCCAAACTTTTCGCCAAGAAAACCG AATTAACAGGAGACAACCTGGTGGTGGTCGCCCACGTGTTTTGACTGACCAGCAGGAGTTGGCTGTGGTGGAAATGGTCAGGGCAAGGAATGACATACGGCTGTCTGAAATCAAACAGGCTATTGAGAACAGCAATGACACCTTTGCCAATGTGCCATCAATTAGCCTTCCAACGATTGCCCGGCTTTTGAAGAAGCACCAAGTTTCCATGAAACAAATTTACTTGGTTCCTTTTGAGAGGAACAATGTCCGGGTGAAACAACTGCGTTCAGAATATATTCAG aGGGTGATGGAGCTGGACGCTGCTGTGAATCATCACAAGTATATTTTCGTTGATGAGGCCGGTTTCAATCTGGCAAAAACTAGACGCAGAGGACGTAACCTTATTGGACAAAGGGCTACCATCCAAGTCCCTGGACAACGTGGGGGAAACATCTCAGTGTGTGCAGCTATATCTGAAGATGGTGTGGTAGGCTGTAGACCAGTTCTAGGGTCATACAACACTGAACACctgatagttttttttaaatga
- the LOC109199799 gene encoding uncharacterized protein LOC109199799 isoform X3 — translation MNHSLCPWIFNLTDCCLVICKLHIAARAFNLEILIANCFPLMITISYHISRTVFETLHCSNMEQDRLVGRGNLHRRGGGAPRQRGGHRQRGRGGGAPRQRGGLQRNVGRRQRTIISNEVRAIIVDHVVNRGFTMAEAARLVQPNLQRSTVSSIIQTFRQENRINRRQPGGGRPRVLTDQQELAVVEMVRARNDIRLSEIKQAIENSNDTFANVPSISLPTIARLLKKHQVSMKQIYLVPFERNNVRVKQLRSEYIQRVMELDAAVNHHKYIFVDEAGFNLAKTRRRGRNLIGQRATIQVPGQRGGNISVCAAISEDGVVGCRPVLGSYNTEHLIVFFK, via the exons ATGAATCATTCATTATGTCCATGGATTTTCAACTTGACTGATTGTTGTCTGGTCATTTGTAAGTTACACATTGCTGCAAGAGCTTTCAATCTAGAAATACTAATTGCTAATTGTTTCCCCCTGATGATCACAATTAGTTACCATATAAGTAGAACTGTGTTTGAGACTTTGCACTGTTCAAATATGGAGCAGGATAGACTCGTAGGGAGAGGAAACCTTCATCGAAGAGGTGGTGGTGCTCCTCGACAGAGAGGTGGGcacagacaaagaggaagaggtGGTGGTGCTCCTCGACAGAGAG GTGGTCTTCAGAGAAATGTAGGCAGAAGACAACGCACCATCATCTCTAATGAAGTCCGGGCCATCATTGTTGACCATGTGGTTAACAGAGGCTTTACCATGGCTGAGGCTGCCAGGTTGGTACAGCCTAATTTACAAAGGTCAACTGTCAGCTCTATCATCCAAACTTTTCGCCAAGAAAACCG AATTAACAGGAGACAACCTGGTGGTGGTCGCCCACGTGTTTTGACTGACCAGCAGGAGTTGGCTGTGGTGGAAATGGTCAGGGCAAGGAATGACATACGGCTGTCTGAAATCAAACAGGCTATTGAGAACAGCAATGACACCTTTGCCAATGTGCCATCAATTAGCCTTCCAACGATTGCCCGGCTTTTGAAGAAGCACCAAGTTTCCATGAAACAAATTTACTTGGTTCCTTTTGAGAGGAACAATGTCCGGGTGAAACAACTGCGTTCAGAATATATTCAG aGGGTGATGGAGCTGGACGCTGCTGTGAATCATCACAAGTATATTTTCGTTGATGAGGCCGGTTTCAATCTGGCAAAAACTAGACGCAGAGGACGTAACCTTATTGGACAAAGGGCTACCATCCAAGTCCCTGGACAACGTGGGGGAAACATCTCAGTGTGTGCAGCTATATCTGAAGATGGTGTGGTAGGCTGTAGACCAGTTCTAGGGTCATACAACACTGAACACctgatagttttttttaaatga
- the LOC102077454 gene encoding uncharacterized protein LOC102077454, translated as MAKKDIEYFHQKLAGGDCIPNVAMTTFRQYCEAILILQHGLTSSAVQDFSVQDWMERRESLRMTIQEEELLECYFKNIRPVSLRNQRAGSDDGGRFFLGEGGVPLTNPGLDVGRLRARYLRSDTEHPAAGSASHSAGAETSGQARSTSTKRLPLREWDAFQRTFPVTLKGEPPSKRRCVQAGFPHYRAHYHKRRELQLKQRVQHILGCVRRGNAPQRARVQMALDKETWFTNKPTVDAVLQAWVAPQPRIQDSQSLMSSISEHKWKGLALKDFREEKGKGVIALMPFNKGDVVCDYHGTCITKAAGNRRQQSGSLFFYRDECHRADATASPCACHLHKDSCGRHINLCQRNPNVKPQRFTMNFPAGPRESVLFIALRDIAVGEELLWDYGV; from the exons ATGGCTAAAAAGGACATCGAGTATTTCCACCAAAAGCTTGCAGGTGGTGATTGCATCCCCAACGTTGCCATGACAACGTTCAGGCAGTACTGCGAGGCCATCCTGATATTACAGCACGGACTGACATCAAGTgctgttcaggatttttct GTGCAGGACTGGATGGAGCGAAGGGAAAGCTTGAGGATGACCATCCAGGAAGAAGAA CTGTTGGAGTGCTACTTTAAGAACATCCGCCCAGTGTCCTTACGAAACCAAAGAGCTGGCAGTGATGACGGGGGCAGGTTCTTCCTGGGAGAAGGTGGGGTCCCTCTGACCAACCCAGGATTAGATGTAGGGCGCCTGAGGGCCAG ATACCTGCGCAGCGACACTGAGCATCCTGCAGCTGGGTCAGCGTCACACTCAGCAGGAGCAGAAACCTCGGGACAGGCCAg GTCCACTTCCACAAAGCGCCTACCTCTCAGAGAATGGGATGCCTTCCAGCGGACCTTCCCAGTAACACTAAAAGGAGAGCCACCTTCAAAACGCCGCTGTGTACAGGCTGGTTTTCCACACTACCGAGCCCACTACCACAAGCGGAGGGAGCTTCAGCTTAAGCAGAGAGTTCAGCACATCCTCG GGTGTGTCAGAAGAGGTAACGCCCCTCAGCGTGCAAGAGTACAGATGGCATTAGATAAGGAGACCTGGTTCACCAACAAGCCCACTGTTGATGCCGTCCTACAGGCCTGGGTTGCTCCACAGCCCAGGATCCAGGACAGCCAGTCCCTCATGTCCTCGATTTCAGAGCACAAATGGAAGGGCCTGGCTTTGAAGGACTTTAGGGAGGAAAAGGGCAAAG GTGTGATCGCCCTGATGCCTTTCAACAAAGGAGACGTCGTCTGCGACTACCACGGGACGTGCATCACCAAAGCTGCAGGGAATCGGAGGCAGCAGTCGGGGTCTCTCTTCTTCTACAGGGACGAGTGCCACAGGGCTGATGCCACTGCGTCCCCCTGTGCCTGCCACCTGCACAAGGACTCCTGTGGAAGGCACATCAACCTTTGCCAAAGGAATCCAAACGTGAAGCCACAAAGGTTCACAATGAACTTCCCTGCTGGTCCTCGTGAGAGTGTGCTGTTCATCGCCCTGAGGGACATCGCGGTTGGAGAGGAACTCCTGTGGGACTATGGAGTCTAG